The Oceanispirochaeta sp. M1 genome includes a region encoding these proteins:
- a CDS encoding TolC family protein, with translation MTNKRLTAMGLLILFTAALSAQEIVNLNVEDSVKSALEQNKNFQITGLQTESSQKSYDNRWNSLIPGISASTGLAYRDTAISNLTNSSVIDSGSPLTFNAGLSLSLPLNTGLIYKMEQTRIDFESSRISYETAQKQLIRDVEKEFYYLLAIRTNLDIMEKNQELAEKRYRQTLENYKNGFASELRVLQAQVSAADYKPELSQSRSDYDTRQRSFLILLGMDPESSVELTGNLEQAAVRLDSSELINRYIGSRQDIQAQQNKIESMENSRKSTRASGFSPNLTLSGGWSTSVNDPFLNDGWLPDTWSDTANLGLSLRIPLDGYIPGSAQKTAVSQTQDRIDQAKISLSAMMDSARTEILNLTQNLMTSQEKIELAGLNVILAQKSYEMTEESYNQGVMERLEVEDAQQSYLSAIQQKLSSQYQYLSGLIDLKYALNLDSIEEIF, from the coding sequence ATGACGAATAAAAGATTAACCGCTATGGGTCTTTTAATCTTATTCACAGCAGCCTTGTCTGCTCAGGAAATTGTGAATCTAAATGTTGAAGACAGTGTCAAATCAGCCCTGGAGCAGAATAAAAACTTTCAGATAACAGGCCTTCAGACTGAATCTTCCCAAAAAAGTTATGACAACAGATGGAATTCTCTGATACCGGGAATCAGTGCCTCCACAGGGCTGGCATACAGAGATACTGCAATCTCCAATTTAACAAACTCCTCAGTCATCGATTCAGGAAGCCCGCTGACATTCAATGCGGGACTCTCCTTATCTCTTCCTCTGAATACCGGACTGATCTATAAGATGGAACAGACCAGAATTGATTTTGAATCAAGCAGGATTTCTTACGAAACAGCTCAGAAACAACTGATCCGTGATGTAGAAAAAGAGTTCTATTACCTTCTGGCGATCAGAACCAATCTTGATATTATGGAAAAAAATCAGGAATTAGCGGAAAAACGCTACAGGCAGACTCTGGAAAACTATAAAAACGGATTTGCTTCGGAGCTGCGGGTATTACAGGCTCAGGTCTCTGCAGCCGATTATAAGCCCGAACTCAGCCAGTCCCGTAGTGACTATGATACCAGGCAACGAAGCTTTCTGATCCTTCTGGGAATGGACCCCGAAAGTAGTGTTGAACTCACAGGAAATCTGGAACAGGCTGCAGTCCGGCTTGATTCTTCTGAACTTATCAATAGATATATCGGCTCACGTCAGGATATTCAGGCACAGCAGAATAAGATTGAATCAATGGAAAACAGCAGAAAGAGTACAAGAGCTTCGGGATTCAGCCCCAATTTAACTCTCTCTGGAGGATGGAGTACCTCAGTGAATGATCCCTTTCTGAATGACGGATGGCTTCCTGATACATGGTCCGATACGGCTAATCTCGGGCTCAGCCTGCGTATTCCTCTGGATGGATACATTCCCGGCTCAGCTCAGAAGACAGCAGTCAGTCAGACACAGGACCGCATTGATCAGGCAAAAATAAGCCTGTCGGCAATGATGGACAGTGCTAGAACTGAGATTCTGAACCTGACACAGAATCTTATGACCTCCCAGGAAAAGATAGAACTTGCCGGTCTGAATGTGATTCTGGCACAAAAATCCTATGAGATGACCGAGGAAAGTTATAACCAGGGAGTTATGGAACGCCTTGAAGTGGAGGATGCACAGCAGAGTTATCTCAGTGCAATACAGCAGAAACTGAGCAGTCAATACCAGTATCTGTCCGGACTGATAGATTTAAAATATGCATTAAATCTGGATTCTATAGAAGAGATATTCTAA
- a CDS encoding metallophosphoesterase: protein MMIKMKLALLISLILCLSGCSMGVDFLGFFSSESSPDERFAESGSLPYHSEEYRQNSLSLKDAPASYSFTVISDVHIDGSADSRLRDFIQREIAPPSGNSDLFILDCGDSTQSGTSEQIQNYKNSLDSSGLPWFQSIGNHDLYFKGWNNYRNILGRTVYTFSVGNRGAEGSLLAISLDSGNSTLGGRQMKWLEETLAEEAENWDHIVVFTHSNFFSTGINTVVQFSSPEEIYKLMNLFSENGVDIVFTGHNHHWDSREIKGVQYIILEPLVHSSTSYLRVLVNAGTIDYEKLSIQVE, encoded by the coding sequence ATGATGATTAAGATGAAGTTGGCACTGCTCATTTCCCTGATTCTCTGTTTATCGGGCTGCTCCATGGGAGTCGATTTTCTGGGGTTCTTCTCAAGTGAATCAAGTCCTGATGAACGTTTTGCTGAGAGCGGCTCCCTCCCCTATCATTCTGAAGAATACAGACAGAATTCATTGTCACTGAAGGACGCCCCGGCATCCTACAGTTTCACTGTGATATCAGATGTTCATATAGATGGATCTGCTGACAGCAGGTTGAGAGATTTTATACAAAGGGAGATCGCCCCTCCTTCAGGAAACAGTGACTTATTCATACTGGATTGCGGAGACAGTACTCAAAGCGGTACTTCAGAGCAGATTCAGAATTACAAAAACTCATTGGACAGCTCAGGACTTCCCTGGTTCCAGTCCATCGGTAATCATGATCTCTATTTTAAAGGCTGGAATAACTACAGGAATATACTGGGACGAACGGTATATACCTTTTCTGTGGGAAACAGAGGCGCTGAGGGATCCCTTCTGGCAATCAGCCTGGATTCGGGAAACAGCACTCTGGGTGGCAGACAGATGAAATGGCTGGAAGAGACACTGGCAGAAGAAGCCGAAAACTGGGACCATATTGTTGTTTTTACCCATTCGAACTTCTTTTCCACCGGAATCAATACGGTGGTGCAGTTCTCCTCTCCTGAAGAGATCTATAAACTGATGAATCTCTTTTCTGAAAATGGTGTAGATATAGTTTTTACAGGACATAATCATCATTGGGATTCAAGAGAGATCAAGGGTGTACAGTATATAATTCTGGAACCTCTGGTTCACAGCTCTACATCCTATCTAAGGGTATTGGTAAATGCGGGAACTATCGACTATGAGAAGCTCAGTATCCAGGTAGAATAG
- a CDS encoding fatty acid desaturase, producing the protein MAERIKFYKTAVDRDKLRALTKRRDLPGLIQCLSLLFIYLFTTAVSVYFFNMKMWILMIIACYIHAMFSGFLGMSSSIHELSHKTPFKTKALNEFFYYLFAFLSWNNPVHFRESHTRHHHLTVFKGRDKEVVLSPAPFGFIDFLSWFTFDYKKFHLIMRGHISYFFGKDMPDTFFWDPLFENKDDPKRKDMFKWSRIEIIGHLLFAALFILTGQWVLIFTFTSSYFFADFLNRACEMTQHVGMASDIPDWRITCHTMVFGPVISYFYWNMNYHIEHHMFAAVPFYNLKKLHELIAHDTPEPVLGYFGGIAKIKDLMKKQRADSQWCYIPVLPETAAPAKMTE; encoded by the coding sequence ATGGCAGAGCGCATAAAGTTTTATAAAACAGCAGTAGACAGGGATAAATTGAGAGCATTGACAAAAAGAAGAGATCTTCCCGGTCTGATCCAGTGTTTAAGCCTCCTTTTTATCTACCTTTTTACAACAGCAGTGAGTGTCTATTTCTTTAATATGAAAATGTGGATACTCATGATTATCGCCTGTTATATCCATGCTATGTTCAGTGGATTTCTGGGTATGTCTTCCTCTATTCATGAACTAAGTCATAAAACACCCTTTAAGACAAAAGCACTTAATGAGTTTTTCTATTACCTGTTTGCCTTTCTGAGCTGGAATAATCCGGTTCATTTCAGAGAAAGCCATACCAGACACCATCACCTTACTGTATTTAAGGGAAGAGACAAAGAAGTTGTCCTCTCTCCGGCTCCCTTCGGCTTTATTGATTTTCTGAGCTGGTTTACATTTGATTACAAGAAGTTTCATCTCATTATGAGAGGTCATATCAGCTATTTTTTCGGCAAAGATATGCCGGATACTTTTTTCTGGGACCCTCTGTTTGAAAATAAGGATGATCCAAAACGTAAAGATATGTTCAAATGGTCCCGGATTGAGATTATCGGGCACCTCCTGTTTGCAGCTCTTTTTATCCTGACAGGTCAGTGGGTGCTGATTTTTACCTTCACCAGCAGTTATTTTTTTGCAGACTTTCTAAACAGAGCCTGTGAGATGACACAGCATGTTGGAATGGCTTCTGACATACCCGACTGGAGAATTACATGTCATACCATGGTATTCGGTCCTGTGATCTCTTACTTCTACTGGAACATGAATTATCATATTGAGCACCATATGTTTGCAGCCGTCCCTTTCTATAATCTTAAAAAACTTCATGAGCTCATTGCCCATGATACTCCGGAGCCCGTACTGGGATACTTCGGTGGAATTGCAAAGATCAAAGATCTAATGAAAAAGCAGAGGGCAGATTCCCAGTGGTGTTATATTCCTGTTCTTCCTGAAACTGCAGCTCCTGCAAAAATGACTGAATGA
- a CDS encoding sugar phosphate isomerase/epimerase: MKVEFYCPIWGRAEQPFEEFCQDAKDAGYDGVEMPFSLVEKERDSQLSILKDSGLKLISQHWETFEPDFEKHKTEYKMRLRNLLKTEPEFISSQTGRDWFSFEQNLEILALAASVAEESGVKITHETHRGKMMFAAHITRLFLEKLPALRLTLDISHWCNVAETLLHDQEDAVALALSRTDHIHARVGFAESPQVPDPAAPEWEEALNRHLGWWDEVIRQASEAGRETLTITSEFGPYPYMIHTPYENKPIADQWQINRYMKDLLKNRYMG; this comes from the coding sequence ATGAAAGTTGAGTTTTACTGTCCCATCTGGGGAAGAGCAGAGCAGCCTTTTGAAGAATTCTGCCAGGATGCAAAAGATGCCGGCTATGACGGGGTGGAGATGCCTTTTTCTCTGGTGGAAAAGGAACGGGATTCTCAGCTCAGTATTCTGAAAGATTCCGGTCTTAAACTCATTTCCCAGCATTGGGAGACCTTTGAGCCTGATTTTGAAAAACATAAGACAGAATATAAGATGCGGCTGAGAAATCTTCTAAAAACAGAGCCTGAATTTATCAGCTCTCAGACGGGACGGGACTGGTTCAGTTTTGAACAAAACCTCGAAATCCTGGCTCTGGCTGCATCAGTAGCTGAAGAGAGCGGAGTCAAGATTACTCATGAAACCCATAGGGGAAAGATGATGTTTGCCGCCCATATTACAAGGCTTTTTCTGGAAAAACTTCCAGCCCTGAGACTGACCCTCGATATAAGTCATTGGTGTAATGTTGCCGAAACTCTTCTTCATGATCAGGAGGATGCGGTTGCTCTGGCTCTTTCCCGAACAGATCATATTCATGCACGGGTAGGATTCGCAGAGAGTCCCCAGGTCCCTGATCCTGCAGCCCCTGAATGGGAAGAGGCTCTGAACCGACATCTGGGCTGGTGGGATGAAGTGATCCGTCAGGCTTCTGAGGCAGGCCGGGAGACTCTTACAATTACCAGCGAATTCGGTCCCTATCCCTATATGATTCATACTCCCTATGAAAATAAACCCATTGCCGATCAGTGGCAGATAAACAGATATATGAAGGATCTGCTGAAAAATCGCTATATGGGCTGA
- a CDS encoding carboxylesterase: MIKRYTLFTTLTVISLFAYITFPASSIRGISIILLLFALTGLINATPIFHKERFCDEDENPVLMDEKAAAVSIKKGNTKAVLLIHGFSSTPWLFHKHIPLFVAAGYDVLAPRLPGHGVNKETFIKSSFTQYYRYVEKLLIESRPQYESFHIIGVSMGGVLTLKLAEQHSIGPYAPNSIVTLATPVRLTDPRLSLVRTMSWVIPIFKLKTKDGLSRETDGGENWLGYEELCLPPAYSTFMAMVHVKNKLQKISLPHLLIHARGDKKVPFENIWKIGSSTSSKKQELWTPDLSAWDHSRHALFLYDSIRDELFTKIRTFIDLHA, from the coding sequence ATGATAAAAAGATATACATTATTTACAACGCTGACAGTCATCTCATTATTTGCCTATATAACTTTTCCTGCAAGCTCAATCCGTGGCATATCAATTATACTTCTGCTATTTGCACTTACCGGACTGATTAATGCAACTCCCATCTTCCACAAAGAAAGATTTTGTGATGAGGATGAAAATCCGGTTCTTATGGATGAAAAAGCTGCTGCTGTATCCATAAAAAAGGGAAATACTAAAGCTGTTCTGCTAATACACGGTTTTTCCAGCACTCCATGGCTCTTTCATAAGCATATCCCGCTTTTTGTTGCTGCAGGATACGATGTGCTGGCTCCTCGCCTGCCGGGACACGGTGTAAACAAGGAAACCTTTATAAAAAGCAGTTTCACACAGTATTACAGATATGTGGAAAAACTGCTTATAGAATCCCGTCCTCAGTATGAATCCTTTCATATTATAGGTGTCTCCATGGGGGGAGTACTGACCCTGAAACTGGCCGAACAGCATTCAATCGGTCCCTATGCCCCCAACTCTATTGTCACCCTGGCCACCCCGGTAAGGCTTACAGATCCCCGGCTGAGCCTGGTAAGAACAATGAGCTGGGTTATACCTATTTTCAAGCTGAAAACGAAGGATGGACTGTCCCGGGAAACTGACGGTGGAGAGAACTGGCTGGGTTATGAGGAACTCTGTCTTCCTCCTGCCTACTCCACCTTTATGGCAATGGTCCATGTTAAAAACAAACTGCAGAAAATTAGCCTGCCCCACCTTCTTATCCATGCCAGAGGTGATAAGAAGGTTCCCTTTGAAAACATCTGGAAGATTGGATCCTCCACTTCCTCTAAAAAGCAGGAGTTATGGACTCCCGATCTATCTGCCTGGGATCACAGCCGGCATGCGCTTTTCCTTTACGACAGTATAAGGGATGAGTTATTCACTAAAATCAGGACCTTTATCGATCTTCACGCCTGA
- a CDS encoding TRAP transporter substrate-binding protein gives MKKILSLLILSLLLFSGCTKKEESAGSTVKKKTYKFNYAVFFPATHLQAQTAEAWAKEVESRTDGQIQITLFPGGTLSKAAQTYEAVVTGVADMGMSVFAYSRGRFPLLEGLDLPVGYPDGVTATKIANEMVKKYQPEELSDVHVLYLHAHGPGVLASRKEVSSPSDIASMKIRATGLSAKIVTALGGTPISMSQGDTYESLQKGVVDATFCPIETLKGWKQGEVIDYVVDTKAIGYTTTMFVVMNNDKWASLPEDLQKILTEVSEEWIYEQGAAWDESDKQGEAFVKELGKSFVTLSDSDNKALVDAMAPVYAEYTAAAAEKGLPGEDFLNDLRGMLK, from the coding sequence ATGAAAAAGATTCTGAGTCTTCTAATTTTAAGCCTGCTGTTATTCAGTGGTTGTACCAAGAAGGAAGAAAGTGCAGGAAGCACTGTAAAAAAGAAAACGTACAAGTTTAATTATGCTGTATTCTTTCCAGCCACCCACCTGCAGGCTCAAACTGCCGAAGCCTGGGCAAAAGAGGTTGAGTCCAGAACTGATGGTCAGATTCAGATTACCCTATTCCCCGGAGGCACACTTTCCAAAGCCGCTCAGACCTATGAAGCCGTCGTAACCGGCGTTGCCGATATGGGTATGAGTGTATTCGCCTATTCCAGAGGACGCTTTCCTCTGCTCGAGGGACTCGATCTTCCCGTCGGTTATCCCGATGGTGTCACTGCAACTAAAATTGCCAATGAAATGGTTAAAAAATATCAGCCTGAAGAACTCTCTGATGTGCATGTCCTTTATCTGCATGCCCACGGACCGGGAGTCCTTGCCAGCAGGAAGGAAGTAAGTTCTCCTTCAGATATAGCTTCAATGAAAATCAGAGCAACCGGCCTTTCTGCAAAGATTGTAACGGCACTGGGCGGAACTCCTATCTCAATGAGTCAGGGAGATACCTATGAATCCCTTCAGAAAGGTGTTGTGGATGCCACATTCTGTCCAATTGAGACACTCAAGGGATGGAAACAGGGTGAGGTTATCGACTATGTGGTGGATACCAAGGCCATCGGTTATACAACAACCATGTTTGTCGTCATGAACAATGATAAATGGGCATCCCTTCCTGAAGATCTTCAGAAAATCCTGACAGAAGTCAGTGAAGAATGGATCTATGAACAGGGCGCTGCCTGGGATGAGAGTGATAAACAGGGCGAAGCCTTTGTTAAGGAGCTTGGAAAAAGCTTTGTAACTCTCAGCGATTCTGATAACAAGGCACTCGTAGATGCGATGGCTCCGGTCTATGCAGAATATACTGCGGCAGCAGCCGAGAAGGGACTTCCCGGTGAGGATTTCCTGAATGATCTACGGGGGATGCTGAAATAA
- a CDS encoding TRAP transporter small permease: protein MKFFSWISRLILALAYIAGGAILLMMGVTVLDVILRIFNVGITGAYDLVRAFGVIAVSCALPYVTASKGHIAIEFFYHKCGRTGRFILDFIFRVSALIIFGLLTVHTFSHGISLFQSGEVFPNLGMPVFWIPFVISLNCFLMMIVFVFHLIHPGKEYIKP from the coding sequence ATGAAGTTTTTTTCCTGGATAAGCCGTCTTATTCTGGCACTGGCCTATATTGCAGGGGGAGCGATCCTCCTGATGATGGGAGTCACAGTGCTGGATGTTATTTTAAGAATCTTCAATGTCGGAATCACCGGGGCCTATGATCTTGTCAGAGCCTTCGGTGTTATTGCGGTTTCCTGTGCTCTGCCCTATGTTACGGCAAGCAAGGGACATATCGCCATCGAGTTTTTCTACCATAAGTGCGGCAGAACCGGTCGTTTTATTCTGGATTTCATTTTCAGAGTCTCGGCACTGATCATATTCGGACTTCTTACTGTACATACCTTCAGCCACGGAATATCACTGTTTCAGAGTGGAGAAGTCTTTCCAAATCTGGGTATGCCCGTATTCTGGATTCCCTTTGTTATCAGTCTGAACTGTTTTCTTATGATGATTGTATTTGTTTTTCATCTGATTCATCCCGGTAAGGAGTACATCAAACCATGA
- a CDS encoding TRAP transporter large permease, with translation MSPVQIGIIGTLILFGLLFTSMPVAFAMIASGVLGFALIISPQAAFSMVIAELFETFSAYNLTVIPLFVMMGQVSFHAGISKRLFHTTYVWLGHLKGGLAMATVGACAGFGAICGSGPATAATMASVALPEMKRYGYADSLASGSVAAGGSLGMLIPPSVVFIVYALMTEQSIGDLFLAGIVPGILIVGLFCVNIYIRSSKDPSLGPAGPKHSWKERFQSLNGIIETVLLFLLVMGGMFLGLFTPIEAAAIGAAGSFVIALVQKEMSFVKLKKILLETVRTSSMVFFIVAGATIFGRFLAVSRIPFVVAEGFVSLPLPGEVVMMLIILFFLVAGCFIDALALMLLTIPIFFPVIQQLGFDPIWFGVIVVVITQMGVITPPVGVNVYVVSGIERDIPLPVIFKGSMPFLGMLILAAVILIALPDLCLFLPRLVNKS, from the coding sequence ATGAGCCCCGTACAAATCGGAATAATCGGAACCCTTATTTTATTTGGACTGCTTTTTACCAGCATGCCCGTTGCCTTTGCCATGATTGCATCAGGTGTACTCGGCTTTGCTTTGATCATCAGCCCTCAGGCAGCCTTCAGCATGGTTATTGCTGAACTGTTTGAAACGTTCTCAGCCTATAATCTCACAGTCATACCTCTGTTTGTAATGATGGGGCAGGTCTCCTTTCATGCGGGAATCAGCAAGCGCCTTTTTCACACCACCTATGTCTGGCTGGGACACCTCAAGGGCGGGCTGGCCATGGCTACCGTGGGAGCTTGTGCCGGATTCGGTGCCATCTGCGGTTCAGGACCGGCTACAGCGGCAACAATGGCCTCTGTGGCTCTGCCTGAGATGAAGCGCTACGGATATGCAGATTCCCTGGCTTCGGGCTCTGTGGCTGCCGGTGGTTCTCTCGGGATGCTGATTCCCCCCAGTGTCGTCTTTATCGTATACGCTCTGATGACTGAACAGTCCATCGGTGATCTGTTTCTGGCAGGTATTGTGCCGGGGATCCTCATCGTCGGACTTTTTTGTGTGAATATCTATATCCGCAGCAGCAAAGACCCTTCCCTCGGGCCTGCCGGTCCAAAACACAGCTGGAAAGAGCGCTTCCAGTCTCTGAACGGCATTATTGAAACTGTACTTCTGTTTCTCCTTGTCATGGGAGGGATGTTTCTGGGACTGTTTACACCCATCGAAGCCGCAGCCATCGGCGCCGCAGGGAGCTTTGTTATTGCCCTGGTTCAGAAAGAGATGTCCTTTGTTAAACTGAAGAAGATCCTTCTTGAGACTGTAAGAACATCCAGTATGGTATTTTTTATTGTAGCCGGTGCTACTATTTTTGGCCGGTTTCTGGCTGTTTCACGTATACCCTTTGTGGTTGCAGAGGGATTTGTATCTCTCCCGCTGCCCGGTGAAGTTGTGATGATGCTTATTATCCTCTTCTTTCTGGTTGCAGGATGCTTTATCGATGCCCTGGCCCTGATGCTTCTTACCATTCCTATCTTTTTTCCTGTCATACAGCAGCTGGGATTTGATCCTATATGGTTTGGAGTCATTGTTGTTGTTATCACACAGATGGGAGTTATTACTCCTCCTGTGGGTGTTAACGTTTATGTTGTCAGCGGGATTGAACGGGACATACCCCTGCCAGTTATCTTTAAAGGTTCCATGCCGTTTCTGGGAATGCTTATTCTGGCGGCTGTAATCCTTATTGCCCTTCCGGATCTCTGTCTGTTTCTGCCCAGACTGGTGAATAAGTCTTAG
- a CDS encoding universal stress protein, which produces MPHKNLFKKILFCTDFNTDAQTAFYYALNIAEGNEGSELIIYHVIPEPEAQFWKSYIYEVDDVDKKAQKDIDTIIEETYLQKIPEGISHSVRTAIGNVGEEILDISRNEDIDLIVIGRGSGANMINRLLGDFVKKLIHKASCPVLVIPEG; this is translated from the coding sequence ATGCCGCATAAGAATCTGTTTAAAAAAATATTGTTCTGTACTGACTTCAATACGGATGCTCAGACTGCCTTTTACTATGCACTCAATATTGCCGAAGGGAACGAAGGGAGCGAATTGATTATCTATCATGTTATCCCTGAGCCTGAGGCACAGTTCTGGAAATCCTATATCTATGAAGTGGATGATGTGGATAAAAAGGCTCAGAAGGATATTGATACAATAATTGAAGAGACTTATCTGCAGAAAATCCCTGAAGGAATATCCCATTCTGTCCGTACTGCTATAGGTAATGTGGGTGAAGAGATCCTTGATATTTCCCGCAATGAAGATATTGATCTGATAGTGATCGGAAGGGGTTCCGGAGCCAATATGATCAACCGGCTTTTAGGAGATTTCGTAAAGAAATTGATCCATAAAGCCAGTTGTCCCGTACTGGTTATCCCCGAAGGATAA
- a CDS encoding DUF2804 domain-containing protein produces MIKLIGENNKVNYGCIDDAIEWNYEDFILRDFFNKEIKGGKKKRAYHQFNYIGITAGEYMIGFAIVDLGSIKNVFGFLYKQGEGLLFESDDKALGGSGKMDFPRNPDAYVAKFQSGKTSIRIEKSHEKGVLNFNCNFKGRLKVKGSCPYSMKKNNPLRVLNPSDPNRFTFTEKCSPLRPNQFQLSLDGKKLDFDSNAVTAIYDWTGGYLRRETNWYWTAFGAVLPNRTTIGANLAAFVNETYFSENAFWINNKRSRISRVIYDFDVIDPYQSWHVYDEAGTIDLTFTPEGERNDKINAGPLVKTVFRQFVGTFEGYFHPEGGNKVEFKDVKGFCETHRAIW; encoded by the coding sequence ATGATAAAACTGATCGGTGAGAATAATAAGGTAAACTACGGCTGCATCGATGATGCAATTGAGTGGAATTATGAAGATTTTATCCTGAGAGATTTCTTTAACAAAGAGATCAAAGGCGGGAAAAAGAAAAGAGCTTATCATCAGTTTAATTACATAGGCATCACTGCCGGTGAATATATGATCGGCTTTGCGATTGTTGATCTGGGTTCCATTAAGAATGTTTTCGGCTTTCTTTATAAACAGGGAGAAGGCCTGCTGTTTGAATCTGATGATAAGGCACTGGGCGGATCTGGAAAAATGGACTTCCCCCGGAACCCTGATGCATATGTTGCCAAATTCCAATCTGGTAAAACCTCTATACGTATTGAAAAGAGTCATGAGAAAGGTGTTCTCAATTTCAACTGTAACTTCAAGGGCCGTCTCAAAGTTAAGGGCAGCTGTCCCTACTCTATGAAAAAAAATAATCCTCTGAGAGTACTCAATCCCAGCGATCCGAACCGATTTACTTTTACTGAAAAGTGCTCACCTCTGAGACCCAACCAGTTTCAACTTTCATTGGATGGAAAAAAACTGGACTTTGATTCAAATGCGGTTACAGCTATTTATGACTGGACCGGTGGATATCTCAGAAGAGAAACAAACTGGTACTGGACTGCCTTCGGAGCCGTTCTACCTAATAGAACGACCATCGGAGCCAATCTGGCAGCCTTTGTGAATGAAACATACTTCTCTGAAAATGCTTTCTGGATTAACAATAAAAGATCTAGAATTTCACGAGTGATCTACGACTTTGATGTTATTGATCCATACCAGAGCTGGCATGTCTATGATGAAGCGGGAACAATTGATCTGACCTTCACTCCCGAGGGAGAGAGAAATGACAAGATCAATGCGGGACCTCTGGTAAAAACCGTCTTCCGTCAGTTTGTGGGAACCTTTGAAGGATACTTTCATCCTGAGGGCGGTAATAAAGTTGAGTTTAAGGATGTGAAAGGGTTCTGCGAGACCCACAGGGCCATCTGGTAA
- a CDS encoding response regulator transcription factor, producing MEGKAQTDKVLIVEDDREIAAVVSMNLEDLGLQTEQVVDGKTGLRMALEGEYDLIILDIMLPLLDGISVCKSIREQNPVIPIMMLTARADEIDRILGLELGADDYMTKPFSVRELRARVKALLRRSRVLSPDVSRESKDTLIEIGSLSIDTIMRKVLLNNEVVELTVKEFELLGLFARNPGRAFSRSELLKKIWGYQFEGYEHTVNTHINRLRNKIEEDPAHPRYLKTVWGVGYRFAELSEHSS from the coding sequence GTGGAAGGGAAAGCTCAGACGGATAAAGTCCTCATCGTAGAAGATGATCGTGAAATCGCAGCTGTTGTCTCCATGAACCTGGAAGACCTCGGTTTACAGACAGAGCAGGTCGTGGACGGGAAGACCGGGCTCAGAATGGCTCTTGAAGGGGAGTATGATCTCATCATTCTGGATATAATGCTCCCCCTGCTCGATGGAATTTCTGTCTGTAAAAGTATCCGTGAACAGAATCCCGTCATTCCCATCATGATGTTGACTGCCCGTGCCGATGAGATAGACCGGATTCTGGGGCTGGAACTGGGTGCGGATGATTATATGACAAAACCCTTCAGCGTGAGAGAGCTTCGAGCCCGTGTCAAAGCCTTACTGCGGCGCTCCAGAGTCCTGTCTCCGGATGTCTCCCGGGAAAGCAAGGATACTCTTATTGAGATCGGCAGCCTCTCAATTGATACAATCATGCGGAAGGTTCTCCTGAATAATGAAGTTGTGGAACTCACGGTGAAAGAATTTGAATTGCTGGGTCTCTTTGCAAGGAATCCCGGGCGGGCTTTCAGCCGGAGTGAATTGCTCAAAAAAATATGGGGCTATCAATTTGAAGGCTATGAACATACTGTCAATACACATATAAACCGGCTCCGTAATAAAATAGAAGAGGATCCCGCCCATCCCCGATACCTGAAAACTGTCTGGGGTGTGGGATACCGTTTTGCGGAGTTATCGGAGCACTCATCATGA